The following are encoded together in the Kwoniella europaea PYCC6329 chromosome 1, complete sequence genome:
- a CDS encoding signal peptidase I — protein sequence MFSNEIARLRTLGVQGLLFQALNLLTVVSSGLMMWKGLCLITNSESPIVVVLSGSMEPAFYRGDILFLTNPADVPYEIGDITVYKIPGADIPIVHRVIESHISNTTQLLLTKGDNNPGDDITLYNGIEWIQRKHIIGKVRGFLPYIGYVTIAMNDFPQLKYALLGGVGLVMLIQQET from the exons ATGTTCTCAAACGAGATAGCCCGTTTGAGGACATTGGGAGTCCAAGGG CTCCTATTCCAAGCGCTCAACCTTTTGACAGTCGTATCATCCGGtttgatgatgtggaagggATTATGTCTCATCACAAATTCGGAATCACCTATAGTGGTAGTACTTTC CGGATCGATGGAACCTGCTTTCTACCGAGGAGATATATTGTTCTTGACGAATCCTGCCGATGTACCGTATGAAATTGGGGATATAACGGTCTACAAGAT TCCCGGCGCAGATATACCGATAGTCCATCGAGTGATAGAATCCCATATTTC CAACACCACTCAACTTCTCTTGACCAAAGGGGATAATAATCCAGGAGACGATATAACGTTGTATAACGGTATAGAATGGATACAGAGGAAGCATATCATTGGGAAAGTCAGAGG GTTTTTACCCTATATAGGTTATGTGACTATAGCTATG AACGATTTCCCCCAATTGAAATATGCTTTATTAGGCGGTGTAGGCTTGGTGATGCTGATACAGCAGGAGACGTAG
- a CDS encoding tryptophan-tRNA ligase produces MSLTPDQPSKTQSGAMTPGAIATELSKLDLPAPSGLKLTLPADPKSPLSAGAGAGPNSALSAGGNSLFSPVGTDDTGDISGPEPEALTVARRKARSESVSEQLSTTLSEMKLPQPERIFGPSDDQNAQDQGSEKKQGVSPEEWDKVKLDDEVPEAVKEPKRMTHSRHTSRADAAVPRTPTIKEDPEPSSSSQNVAKEQKVTPFDVEGEVDADGKDLGIDYDKLTKRFGASLISQELLDRFERLTGQKPHPLLRRGTFYSHRDFNLILDRYEKGQPFYLYTGRGPSSDSMHMGHLIPFMFTAYLQRVFNVPLVIQVTDDEKYLLERDIKKQAELMKKIKGKKPLDLLRHYKKMGQDNIKDIIACGFIPEKTFIFSDLANVGGAFYENVVLMAKTITQSQSRNVFGFTDSDNIGMFHFAAVQATPSFSNSFPQIFGARDDIPALIPCAIDQDPYFLLTRDAADKLHYKKPALLHSKFLPALQGAGTKMSASKENTAIFMTDDPKKIAKKIKSHAFSGGGATQEEHRSKGGNPDVDIAYQYLSFFEDSDEKMEKLAKEYRAGTLSTSEMKAACIEKLQEVVAEFQKNRAEVTDEKLAYFQDPTRKIDPRPKPKEAAEAAPGA; encoded by the exons ATGTCGTTAACACCCGACCAACCCTCCAAGACTCAATCGGGAGCCATGACCCCCGGTGCGATCGCAACGGAACTATCCAAGCTCGACTTACCTGCTCCGAGCGGTCTCAAGTTAACTCTCCCGGCGGATCCTAAATCCCCCTTAAGTGCTGGAGCCGGAGCTGGACCAAATAGCGCTTTATCTGCTGGGGGGaattccctcttctctccaGTCGGAACAGATGATACAGGTGATATTTCTGGACCTGAACCGGAGGCTTTGACCGTAGCAAGGAGAAAAGCAAGATCCGAAAGTGTCTCTGAACAATTATCTACTACGTTGTCGGAAATGAAATTACCTCAACCTGAAAGGATCTTCGGTCCGTCAGACGATCAGAAcgctcaagatcaaggttCAGAGAAGAAACAGGGTGTATCACctgaagaatgggataaagtgaaattggatgatgaagtacCCGAAGCTGTGAAAGAACCTAAGAGGATGACTCATAGTAGACATACTTCCAGAGC CGACGCAGCCGTCCCAAGGACACCTACGATCAAAGAGGACCCCGagccttcttcatcttcccaaaACGTAGCCAAGGAACAGAAAGTCACACCGTTCgatgtggaaggtgaagtcgATGCGGATGGTAAAGATCTCGgaat CGATTACGATAAACTCACGAAACGTTTCGGagcatctttgatctctCAGGAATTATTAGATAGATTCGAGAGGTTGACAGGTCAAAAACCTCATCCCTTATTGAGGAGAGGTACTTTCTATTCCCACCG TGATTTCAACTTGATACTTGATCGATACGAGAAAGGACAACCGTTCTATCTGTACACCGGTAGAGGTCCATCGAGCGATTCGATGCATATGGGTCATCTGATTCCCTTCATGTTCACTGC CTACTTGCAGAGAGTGTTCAACGTCCCTCTTGTGATTCAAGTAACAG ACGACGAAAAATACCTCCTCGAACGAGACATAAAGAAACAAGCCGAACttatgaagaagatcaaaggaaagaaacCTCTCGATCTGTTGAGGCATTACAAGAAGATGGGTCAAGAtaatatcaaagatatcatcGCTTGTGGTTTCATACCGGAGAAGACGTTTATCTTTTCCGATTTGGCTAATGTTGG CGGTGCCTTCTACGAGAATGTGGTACTTATGGCTAAAACCATCACCCAAAGTCAAAGTAGAAATGTGTTCGGTTTCACTGACTC CGACAACATCGGAATGTTCCATTTCGCAGCTGTCCAAGCTAcaccatccttctccaattccttccCTCAGATCTTCGGTGCTCGAGACGATATCCCAGCTTTGATCCCTTGTGCCATTGACCAGGATCCTTAT TTCCTTCTCACAAGAGACGCAGCCGATAAGTTGCATTACAAGAAACCCGCATTACTCCACTCCAAATTCCTTCCCGCTCTCCAAGGAGCCGGTACCAAGATGTCCGCCTCCAAGGAGAACACCGCCATCTTCATGACCGATGATCCCAAGAAGATcgccaagaagatcaaatctcACGCTTTCTCTGGCGGTGGTGCTACACAGGAGGAACACAGGTCGAAAGGAGGTAATCCCGATGTGGACATCGCTTATCAGTATCTGAGTTTCTTCGAGGACAgtgatgagaagatggagaaattGGCCAAG GAATACCGAGCGGGTACTTTGAGTACAtcagagatgaaagctgcATGTATCGAGAAATTGCAAGAGGTCGTTGCTGAGTTCcaaaag AACCGAGCAGAAGTGACCGATGAGAAACTCGCCTACTTCCAAGATCCAACGAGGAAGATTGATCCTCGACCTAAACCCAAGGAAGCGGCTGAAGCTGCGCCTGGTGCATAG